Genomic DNA from Verrucomicrobiota bacterium:
GGCAGGTCAGCGACAAGCTTGATCGTGATGTCCACCCGCGCGTCGGTCCGTGCGAACCGGAGCGACTCGATGTGTCCTTGGCCGGAGCTGAGACGTTGCACGTCAGCAATGGTCGTGTCTGGCTTGAAGTACACCTCGCCGTCGTAGAGGTAGATGAGGGAGCTGACGTCGTCGGTGCGCGTCTTGGTCGGCGTCGAGTTGCGGTCAACCTCGAACCAGATCGAACTGCCGTCCGCGCCGACGACGGCCGTGTCGCTGTTGCCCTCGCGCAGACCGCCCTTGCCGTAGACGCCGCGCATAATGCGCTCGAGGATGACACCGCCCTCGCGCTCGAGCGCCATGTTCTGGGCGCCCTCGGCGCGCATGCGCAGTCCGCCGATGAACACGGCGCTCACGGCGGTCATCACCATCGCGAAGATCGCGATGGCTATCAGCAGCTCAACGAGGGTGAAGCCTCGATTCGACAGGGAGCTGCGGGATACCTGGCGCGGAGTCCGTCTGCATTGTGTCGGCAAGGCCATGGTCGTCGCCTCCTTTACGGGCTGAGCCGGGCAATCTGGGTGTTCAGCGTGATCTGCCG
This window encodes:
- a CDS encoding prepilin-type N-terminal cleavage/methylation domain-containing protein; this translates as MALPTQCRRTPRQVSRSSLSNRGFTLVELLIAIAIFAMVMTAVSAVFIGGLRMRAEGAQNMALEREGGVILERIMRGVYGKGGLREGNSDTAVVGADGSSIWFEVDRNSTPTKTRTDDVSSLIYLYDGEVYFKPDTTIADVQRLSSGQGHIESLRFARTDARVDITIKLVADLPGTDRQAFIHLTKSVALRN